The following coding sequences lie in one Apium graveolens cultivar Ventura chromosome 1, ASM990537v1, whole genome shotgun sequence genomic window:
- the LOC141721234 gene encoding peptidyl-prolyl cis-trans isomerase-like: MGNPKVFFDMEIGGTKAGRIVMELFADTTPKTAENFRALCTGEKGVGLSGKPLHYKGSSFHRVIPGFMCQGGDFTAGNGTGGESIYGRKFEDENFVKKHTGAGILSMANAGPGTNGSQFFICTAKTEWLNGKHVVFGQVVEGLDVVKAIEKVGSGGGRTSKPVTIVDCGQLA; the protein is encoded by the coding sequence ATGGGAAACCCTAAGGTATTCTTCGACATGGAGATTGGCGGCACCAAGGCTGGAAGGATCGTGATGGAGCTTTTTGCAGACACGACTCCCAAGACAGCTGAGAATTTCCGAGCCCTATGTACTGGTGAAAAGGGAGTTGGATTGTCAGGAAAGCCTCTTCACTACAAAGGATCAAGTTTTCACCGTGTGATCCCCGGATTCATGTGTCAGGGTGGTGATTTCACTGCTGGAAACGGTACAGGAGGAGAATCGATTTACGGACGCAAGTTTGAGGATGAGAATTTCGTGAAGAAGCATACTGGTGCTGGGATACTGTCCATGGCTAATGCGGGACCTGGAACTAATGGATCGCAGTTTTTTATTTGTACCGCGAAGACGGAGTGGCTGAATGGCAAGCATGTTGTTTTTGGACAAGTTGTTGAAGGGCTTGATGTTGTCAAAGCTATTGAGAAAGTTGGTTCCGGTGGTGGTAGGACTTCTAAGCCTGTTACTATTGTTGATTGTGGCCAGCTCGCTTAA
- the LOC141668353 gene encoding uncharacterized protein LOC141668353: protein MRILYISRGVTLSFLVTLLVSVSLCYGDDRTAEVVGLGVCADCKGNSIKTSLAVSGLRVTIDCKSKGKFQTRGIGELDKEGNFKVNLPADILEDGKLTEKCYAQLHSASAAPCPAHNGIEASEIVLISKSDFKHTFSTAGKLKFSSALCTSAFLWPHYKYPPLPKFPPFPQLPPFKKFGHPFPLPPLPFPLPCPPKTPVFPSPVPQLPPPAPELPPAVPEHPPPVPELPPAVPTYNPPPVPTYKPKPPIYKPPVYKPKPKPPVYKSPPVPVYKPKPKPPVYISPPVPVYKPKPKPPVYKSPPVPVYKPKPKPPVYKSPPVPVYKPKPKPPVYKSPPVPVYKPKPPVYEHPSAPVHKPKPKPKPCPPVHKPSPTPVYKPKPKPPVYKPPHVPVYKPKPEPPVYKSPPVPVYKPKPEPPIYKSPPVPSYKPKPEPPIYKSPPVPVYKPKPKPPVYKSPPVPVYKPKPEPPVYKSPPVPVYKEPLPPPVPVYKPPVVLPPPVPVYEKPLPPPIPIYIPPIINKPPFFKKPCPPFFPKFPPKDFHHPKDGYIPSLPPYSPHP, encoded by the exons ATGCGGATTCTTTATATATCCCGAGGAGTCACTCTCAGTTTCTTGGTTACTTTGTTGGTGTCTGTAAGCCTGTGCTATGGCGACGACAGAACTGCAGAGGTAGTTGGACTAGGAGTATGTGCAGACTGCAAGGGCAATAGCATTAAAACTAGCTTAGCCGTTTCAG GTCTTCGCGTAACAATTGATTGCAAGTCCAAAGGAAAGTTTCAGACAAGAGGAATTGGAGAGCTAGACAAAGAAGGAAATTTTAAGGTTAATCTTCCTGCAGACATTTTGGAAGATGGAAAGCTGACCGAAAAATGCTATGCACAGCTTCATAGTGCATCAGCAGCACCATGCCCTGCACATAATGGCATAGAAGCATCAGAGATTGTTTTAATTTCAAAATCTGATTTTAAGCACACTTTTAGCACGGCTGGAAAACTCAAGTTTTCATCAGCTTTATGCACTTCAGCTTTCTTGTGGCCGCACTATAAATATCCTCCACTTCCCAAGTTTCCACCATTTCCTCAACTTCCTCCATTCAAAAAATTTGGTCATCCTTTCCCGCTTCCTCCTCTACCTTTCCCTTTACCTTGCCCGCCAAAAACGCCAGTATTCCCTTCACCTGTTCCCCAACTTCCACCACCTGCTCCTGAACTTCCACCAGCAGTACCAGAACATCCACCTCCAGTACCAGAACTTCCACCAGCAGTTCCTACGTACAATCCTCCACCAGTTCCAACATACAAACCAAAGCCACCAATTTACAAGCCTCCGGTTTACAAGCCAAAACCAAAGCCACCTGTTTACAAGTCGCCTCCTGTTCCTGTTTataaaccaaaaccaaaaccaccTGTCTACATTTCTCCTCCGGTTCCAGTTTataaaccaaaaccaaaaccaccAGTCTACAAGTCTCCCCCGGTTCCAGTTTATAAGCCAAAACCAAAACCACCAGTTTACAAGTCTCCTCCTGTTCCAGTTTATAAGCCAAAACCAAAACCACCAGTTTACAAGTCTCCTCCTGTTCCAGTTTATAAGCCAAAACCACCAGTTTATGAACATCCTTCAGCTCCAGTTCACAAgccaaaaccaaaaccaaaaccgtGTCCACCAGTTCACAAACCTTCACCAACACCAGTATACAAACCAAAACCCAAGCCACCAGTTTATAAACCACCTCATGTTCCGGTGTATAAACCAAAACCTGAACCACCAGTTTACAAGTCTCCTCCGGTCCCAGTCTACAAACCAAAGCCAGAGCCACCAATTTACAAGTCTCCTCCAGTCCCAAGCTACAAACCAAAGCCAGAACCACCAATTTACAAGTCTCCTCCAGTTCCAGTATATAAACCAAAGCCTAAACCACCAGTTTACAAGTCTCCTCCAGTCCCGGTATATAAACCAAAGCCCGAACCACCAGTATACAAATCTCCTCCTGTACCGGTTTACAAGGAGCCACTCCCACCTCCAGTTCCAGTTTACAAACCTCCCGTGGTTCTTCCACCACCAGTTCCCGTGTATGAAAAGCCACTTCCCCCACCAATTCCAATTTACATACCACCAATTATCAATAAACCACCTTTCTTTAAGAAACCTTGCCCACCCTTTTTTCCCAAGTTTCCTCCAAAGGACTTCCACCACCCCAAAGATGGATACATTCCATCACTTCCACCATACTCTCCACATCCCTAA
- the LOC141708310 gene encoding dirigent protein 21-like, with translation MEKPALILLVLCSVAAGAAAHSSVSGKPKQVEKWFRETKMAKQKVTKLHFYFHDIFDTTSVNVANSDITNTSPTKFGMTNIMDDPITVGPEFHSKQVGRVQGLFSSSDKVEFSLLCAMTLLFTDGKYNGSTLSILGRNPTLQEHREMPVVGGTGVFRLARGVALLKFYYFDVPGGNATVEYNVIVQHY, from the coding sequence ATGGAGAAGCCTGCTTTAATATTGTTGGTGCTATGCTCAGTTGCGGCAGGGGCAGCTGCACATTCTAGTGTTTCCGGAAAGCCAAAACAAGTTGAAAAGTGGTTCCGGGAGACTAAAATGGCGAAACAGAAAGTGACCAAACTTCACTTTTACTTCCACGATATTtttgataccacttctgtaaaCGTTGCTAATTCCGACATTACAAATACTTCACCAACTAAATTTGGTATGACCAACATAATGGATGATCCAATTACAGTTGGACCTGAGTTTCATTCGAAGCAGGTTGGTCGGGTACAGGGCCTTTTTTCTTCTTCAGATAAGGTTGAATTCAGTCTACTTTGTGCCATGACTTTGCTTTTTACTGATGGCAAGTACAATGGTAGTACACTTAGCATTTTGGGTCGGAATCCTACCTTACAGGAGCACCGAGAAATGCCTGTTGTTGGAGGAACTGGAGTTTTCCGGCTTGCACGAGGAGTTGCGCTGTTGAAATTCTATTACTTTGACGTTCCGGGAGGTAATGCTACGGTTGAGTACAATGTCATTGTTCAACATTATTAG